In Microplitis demolitor isolate Queensland-Clemson2020A chromosome 10, iyMicDemo2.1a, whole genome shotgun sequence, the sequence tgaaccgattttgatcgttaaggcgtcattcgacgcggcttgttaatATCTAGAAACCgtgaaaaattgagcttgatcgatCGAGTGCGTTcgaagatattccaaaaataaaattttttcgaaaatattttttttcagataacttttaatgtgctcgatggatcgattctaaaatctaatcagatctaaaactttataagccgcgtcaATTACcactcaaggagctcgaaaacagcgggaagttttggggctggcccgcagggtcaactgatagaccgatttttttttctgaaccaaaaattaaatgacgaATTATTTGAACTCCAAAACATCTTTAAGAAAGACGTTTGGAACGTAAGCTTGCAAATTCTCAGCATTGTATCACTTCCGATGAAAAAATGATcctgtattattttataaaatttcataaaactttattaaatttaaatctactgCAAATGATTTAGATCTGGTTTTGATAATCATGACTCAATAAAGTGACCTCATTAGGCAATAACAAAtgtacattaatattttcttctcTATATTTTGAACTCAGAGAAGCCATTGTGTAATCTGAAAAAtgtttattctaaaattatatTCCTATTTTCCAAGATATGTAGaactaaacatatatatatttcatattaaactttgaaaactagagaaatgaaaaatattaaataatcgagtgtttttaaagtttttatttatgctcaaaatttgcaaaatcaatatatttaagCAGAAATTAGtacacaaagaaaaaaatatagtaaattttactaaaaaatatgagaataattactaaatttggatagtaatcttgaaacgcttgtgatttatatgaaaaatttataaacagatAAGCAAATTTTACaagtcgtttagtaatttctcaAATACTCGATTTTATCGAATCAATctaatatatgcatatatatgtgttcACTAACATATACTTACTAAttcttgtacttttttttttcttttcaatagATTTCAAAAACTCATGACTGATGCACCGTAAATATGGAGTATACATAGAGACATTAAAAAATGCCTCATCCATGTGTAGTATGTGGGCGGTCTCGGATGAACCCAAATAACCGAGAAGaagaatatatgttttttGGTTTTCCTGTAAATTATGATGATCGTTGCAAAAAATGGCTTGAATTTTGTGGCCGTGAAgatctttataaattaacaaaaaaacaattacttcAACGTATGGTGTGTTCTAAACACTTTCAAGAAAAAGATTTTCTCAATGAATATTTGGATCGTTTAAATTGTACCGCTGTACCGACTATATACGATCCTAAACaaagtttatataatattacttGTGTATTATGTGGAAGGTATCGTAAAGATCCGCCAGACCCAGATTATGATGGCACAACATTTCATCATTTTCCAGGTGAAGAATTTCGTTGTCTCAAATGGTTAGATTTTGTCGGAATTGATTCTTATTATCGTTTGacacggaaagaaattttatattgttatatttgttctcatcattttataaaatcacaaTTTTTGCCGGGTTACCGTAATCGTCTTATCGATAATGCCGTACCGATGATCCGCAATCCTGATTCGATAGATTATGAATTAGTTGTCGGATTGCCACCTGCCGATATAATCAAACCGATTAGTGagaaaatgaagaaatttGAACCATTACCACCACAAGTATTAGAAAGCCAGGCATGTGCAGCATGCGGACGATCTCGATCTGATCCAATGAACCGTGtagaaaaatacaaatttcatCCGTTTCCTGCTTATGAAATTGGCCGTTGTTTAAGATGGTGTCAGTTTTTAGGTCGTGAAGATTTATTGAGAATGTCACCTAATCAAATTCGTAAACTTGTATTGTGCTCAAAGCATTTTTTATCTGGTCAATCATTTCAAAAAGTCGGACCATGTGATGCTGTACCCACTATTAAAGATTTTGAAGAAATAACAATACCTATTGACTCTGGGGATTATATGGATCAAAAAATTAAGCAAGCATCAGGAagtgaattaattaatggaaataCAAGTCATTTAGACAGTGAATGTATGTTTGCAGATAGTgataaacgtaaaaaaaaaaaagaggcaCCCATAGTATCTAGTAAAAAACCGTTTATCGCGAATAAACCTATGCCATTAGCTAAAAAACGTGGTAAATCTAAACGACCTACGTTAATTACGATTCCAAAACCACCACCCCCATCATTACAACCACCGCCACAAATGATAATTGATAACCGTGTATTACGTAAATTACCATTGCCACCGGCATCAAATAATTGTGATTTATGGAAATTCACTCAAATCCAACCTAACCAAATACAACCGATAACAATTGCAAATAATATAACACCATTAACTAATGTTAATTCGACGAatgttaaaaaagttatactACCATTTACAggtaatatttcaaatttaggtAAACCTATTCCTGTATCAAGTTTAGAAAGTATTCCACCgggtttattaataaaaattgatttaccTGAAACGAATAATACACATGTGAATAATATCAAACCGCAAAAACGTGaaaaattagataataataatgatgaatcAATGGTGGTATTGCAGAGACGTAAACGAGGACGCAAACGTAAAATGCAAAATCGAATCGTTAACATTGTAAACGAACAACAACCTGAAACACTTAATCACAGTTTAGAAGAATTGTTGACGCTGACAAAAGAGACGAAGGAAGATGACGAAACACTTTTAGAAAATGACATTACGGAAGAAGTTATAATTGAAACAATTGACGAGAATTATCATGATGAGAGTTTAGAAGAAGAACAAGAAggccaagaaaaaaatgcaGAAGAAATTTTGGATATTGATAATGCTGATGTTATTAATGAAGAGATGAATTCACATAACCAGTTTGTTTTCAATACGATTGTTGGAAATAATGAgcaagaacaaaaaaaaaatgagaaagaaCGACAACAGTCTAATTGTGGAAGACAAAAAACGGGACGTAGAGTGATGACCGCTCGTACTCGAAACACTCTTTTACCGATTAGAAGTGAAACAAACCgctttttattaaagttacaACCACAAGTTCGTCGACTGCCGGAAAAAGCAAGAGCACGAATCAAGTGCTTTATTTTAACCATGATTAATaatcatttgtaaatattattttggtaataaaaataataataaatgtttttaattttttaatatggtcaaaaagtgataaaatatatatgcgacaaattattcgaatattatttaatggtGATAATTCTGTTagatataagaaaattaaacttaaGTTATCGTAATGTAAAAAGATATGATCGATATGAAACATAAGTTTCTATGctacaaataaacaaatatttactaaattatgatATTCTTAACACTATTGCTGCATGATTATGTGTGTGCGTCATTATAAATAGTAGTTAATTAACaactaataatttacatattattcattaaatagtTATCagattgtttaaattattatttattaatgcatgcataagaataatttctttaaaacaCTTACCGGACAATTTTAAGTAAACCTGGGCCAAAAACAATAGAACTACTAGAAGAATAAATACGAATACCTTCTGTTTtacgttttattattttatttttaataattactcgAAATCGAGCTTACATTATTACCGGACAATATTgagaaacaagaaaaattatttgtcttgACCTAAGTTTACTCACAGTTacaaggtaaaatttatattatcattttctctgtgtgagattgtaaaaattgttatatttatttgattattgattattcgCGTTAATGGTAAAAAATCGCTATTTTTCTTTCATGACTAATCACTCGATAAAATCTTGAAACATTAAGAGAAGAGTGGTAACTTTTCACAGTAActttcttatttttctatatttcttAATGTTCTTAACTGGATGTCAAAACTCTTCTAGGGTTTGTTTACTTTAACAGACAagttttgattattaatatattcgTTTATTCGAGTAGGTTCTTCATggtctaattaaaatttcacgattttccaattgaatctctgataaaaaatagtgttaCAAAATAGTTTTCGAATAAATGGGCGATAAATGAATAAGAAACtctattattttgattttttcattgattaacGAAAACACGGCTTAAACAAAAGACTATTGATTTCTTTACATTGCTTGATAAGTAAAATAAGCTGTTTTGAATGATAAATCTGgcaaaaagatattaaattccAGTTGATTCCACACAGAACGTGAATGATTGACTTGTAATCTTTTCacttcataataaaataattttttctttagtagttcaatctgcaaaaaaaaataagactaaagaaaatattttattaaaatgatatattcgaaaaaatccgaaaaacgAGTGACCCTGCGATAGGGATGGGCGATGTTGTAAAAATACATCAATATCGTAACATCGATGTTGAAGATCGAGTATAAAAATGGGggagaaaattcaaaatgaatctacagcgaaatgaaattgaTCTAATGAAAAATGTAGACATTTTAAAAGCGTATGGAATAgggtgatttaaaaaaatcgaatatttttaacttcctgctaagaaaattgcaaattttctaaaattcgggaagttattggtttcagtccgatttgttaaaatcgaaattccaaaagatgtcgacgttttgaggttctaggaagctattctgactaaattcaagatgatgtccgagtgtatgtatgtatgtacgcctttgttttcgaaatgaaaaaacgttttttttttcgaaaacaaaggcatacaaaagtattttcgagctcgaagagctcgaaaatgtatctacaacgatttttcgagctccaggagctcgaaataggcggaaagttttggggctggcccgcagggtcaaccgacagaccgatttttttttttaacttccgaTATTGAAAAGTTGTTTCTCAGGCACCTCTAGAAAATGCTCAgcaaatttgagctcttaatattattaaaaagatCCTCCTCATTAcagttttctattttttcttaagtTCCTTATATAAAAGACCATAtctcattatttattgatgGTTTAACCAAATtatcatgcatatttttataggaaattgaatgctctacaagaAAGGAGCAGTGTGTTCAAGCGATAACTTTCaacatttaaaagatatttgagATCAAAGTTTGAcgaatttgttaaaaaaaaatttttttttaataattttctacatcattgaaaaatgattattgataaatgagcgtgacatatttttgtaggaaatttaacgtTCTACAAGAAAGGTCTgatgtatttatttgatttttctaACCGTTTAGAAAATATTCCTTGCTGAATCCCAATgggtttgaatttcaaaagttttttaataacttttttagatTCATCAACTTAAGG encodes:
- the LOC103569171 gene encoding uncharacterized protein LOC103569171 encodes the protein MPHPCVVCGRSRMNPNNREEEYMFFGFPVNYDDRCKKWLEFCGREDLYKLTKKQLLQRMVCSKHFQEKDFLNEYLDRLNCTAVPTIYDPKQSLYNITCVLCGRYRKDPPDPDYDGTTFHHFPGEEFRCLKWLDFVGIDSYYRLTRKEILYCYICSHHFIKSQFLPGYRNRLIDNAVPMIRNPDSIDYELVVGLPPADIIKPISEKMKKFEPLPPQVLESQACAACGRSRSDPMNRVEKYKFHPFPAYEIGRCLRWCQFLGREDLLRMSPNQIRKLVLCSKHFLSGQSFQKVGPCDAVPTIKDFEEITIPIDSGDYMDQKIKQASGSELINGNTSHLDSECMFADSDKRKKKKEAPIVSSKKPFIANKPMPLAKKRGKSKRPTLITIPKPPPPSLQPPPQMIIDNRVLRKLPLPPASNNCDLWKFTQIQPNQIQPITIANNITPLTNVNSTNVKKVILPFTGNISNLGKPIPVSSLESIPPGLLIKIDLPETNNTHVNNIKPQKREKLDNNNDESMVVLQRRKRGRKRKMQNRIVNIVNEQQPETLNHSLEELLTLTKETKEDDETLLENDITEEVIIETIDENYHDESLEEEQEGQEKNAEEILDIDNADVINEEMNSHNQFVFNTIVGNNEQEQKKNEKERQQSNCGRQKTGRRVMTARTRNTLLPIRSETNRFLLKLQPQVRRLPEKARARIKCFILTMINNHL